In Lolium perenne isolate Kyuss_39 chromosome 5, Kyuss_2.0, whole genome shotgun sequence, the sequence GCGGACCGGACCTGAGTCGTGCAACGGTGGTGGAGTTCTTTCACGTGTGGGGCATTCTTGACAGCTATACGCTCGTACCGAAGTAGGACTCCTTTGTGTGGCGTTGGTCGGCGGACCGCAATTTCTCTGGGCGCTAGTGGCTTTGGAGATTTGGCGCTCAAGGGCGTCATAAAGCTACAAATTATTGGCTTGGCTGGTGTCCAAGAATAGGTGTTGGACGGCGAATAGGCTTCAACGACATGGCCTCCCGCGGCCGACCACTTGCCCTCTTTGCGACCAGGAACAGGAGACGATACAGCACCTCCTTCTTGGATGTGTAGTCCCTCGTGAGGTTTGGGCATGGGCCCTGACGTGGTATAGCAAGCTCGAGTGGATGCCCAACATTGTCACACTGATTGTTCAATGGTGGACCTCGCTCGCCAACCCCAAGGCCGTGCGGAGGACATGTGGACAACGATCATCTTGGTCTTCTGGTGTATCTGGAGGCATCGAAACGACATCGTGTTCAATGGCGCCACCCCGGAGGTGGCGGCCATTAGACGTAGGATTAGGGAGGAGTTCCATAGGGAGCGTGTAGCTAGGATTTTTCGCTCGGTGTCCTTCGGATTCCCTGAGCCCCTTCCTTTCTCGGCATTTGCATTGTAGGGGAGCTGTCATATCTTGTTGACAGTGCAAATTGTGGTGTGGACTTTCTTGCCCTTTCTTCTATCCGATTAGTACAACTTCCAGGGTGTATTCTCGGGGTGCTAACTAGGTTACAACACAACGAACACCAAAAGCACAAAATAAACAAGAAACATAGCTTTTCGATGTCGAAGCCTCTTCGCGAAGCGAACAAGGAAGAAGCAGCACAAGAGATCCGCTTGCTGCCTTGAGGGTATCATTGTCTGCATCATAGCTTGGGAGGGGCTACAACAGCATACATTTTCAATACCGAAGGGGGATCCCTTCCATATCGTCCTGGATCGAAGGACGCCGTACCGTCGGACATCGGATGCGCTCCTAGATCTATGGAGGATACACACCCGATGCCAAAAACACCTCGCCCAAGATGATGCAATCATCGAAGATGAGCTGCCCTAGACCGAAGGAGCCGTCGTGAAGAACATAAATAGGGGCCACAATCGCTGATGAAGAAAGAGCCGCCTACCACCTCAGCTGCCCTCAACCGGTGCCCACCGTTCACCAAGCAGCGCTCACAAGGAAGAAGCGACGCCCATGGAGCCATCATCGCTTAATCCAGATGATTGTAGGTTTTCATCTGGGAACAAGGTCAGGGTGGGGAGAAATGGGACCTCAGCAGCGCCTCAAGAAGAAGCACGGCGTCCTGGGGCATCACCACTCCCACGGAAGGTCCAACCAACCAGGAATTTATCCCGCTCCCGGTCTCACACCAACACTGGTGGGGAAGAGAACTGGGAAAATATGGACCTTGTGGATCTGGCTAGTGGGCGCCAGAAAAGCAACCACGCCACGACCGCCACTCACCGCTATCTCTCCACCCACACGGCTAAGGATGATGGCGCGCACCCGCAGACGCTACTAGCCGCCATAGTTAACGCCGCCACACCACCCGAGGCCGTCTCATCGCCCGAGAAGACCCTTCCAAAAGAAGGTGTGTTGTTGCTTACTCACAAGCGAGGAAGAACACAACGTCGCTGAGATCTGCCGCCTCCACCATGAGGGATAGCCTCACCACGGTGGGCCGCCAGAGCGGGGGAGGGTGGCTGGGGTTAAGGTTTGGAGTCGCCAGCCTATCGTTCCTGGGGAGCGAGCGACAGGAGAGGACGAAACGGTTCTGTTCAAGCTCAATAATATTCGAACACGAAAACCTCTTTTAAAGGCAATTACACCTACAATGATGTTATCGGTTTCATTTTTTGTCAAAATGTTTCACAATATTTTTCATGTATCACTTTAGTTTCATAAAAAAATCACTTATGTCTCAATTATTAGTTTTACATTATACAAATGTCAAAAGCTGCACTATTCTCAAAGCAGAGAGTGGATGGTACTTATGACACGAATAGGAGACGGTGCTGTGATCCTGGCAATTTTCTGAAGTTGCAATATGTTAGTACTAGcagaaatgcccgtgcgttgctacggggtgATGACCGGCCTTGGCCTGTACGATGTTTGCGCGGCGCTTGTTGGCTGACGTCCTTCCAGAATAGAGCCGGTTGTTGTACCTGTACGTGCTCTTGGCGGAGCTGGCGTAGCTCGGCCACGCCCGCAGCACAAGCAACTAAAAATATCTTCTAGCGTATCTTGATTTTAGTGTCACAAGCGATGTGAGGGTCCACTCAGCCTAGCTGGAGGTACACCGATGGGCAGAATCAACGAAATCGAGTTGTTCTAAGGATTCGGCAGTCGAGACATCAATATCTGCAGCTCACCCTTTGCTTTGACCCTCCCCCGTGCAATTCTTCTGCAATTGATCCCCTTAATTTGCTTTTCCTTTCTTCTGAAAGATTACTTTTCCTTCCCTCATATGCCAGCAGCGTGCAATTTTACTGCAATTCCTCCCTTTATTTAATTCACTTTCCACCAACGTGCACTTGCTCCTTATCATATCTCACATTTGATCTTGGTCGCTGTTGCTTGTTGTTTCCAAGGAGGCTTGTTACAATCGAGGAAACTTTGGCATATAAATTGGTGGGAGACGGTATAGGATAGCGAGGTGGGACAATTGAGACAAAAAGTCTGTGGGTTAACATGATGGGCTACAGCGATACCAATGATCGGCCCAGACATAGTGATGGCAAATGAATAGATCGGCCCAGACATAGTGATGGAAAAAATATGAGCTATTATTCATGTAATCAActattattatttttaatttcgAAAAACATATTACGTAGCTCAATGCATTGCTACATTAGCGTTAATTTATAATTTTCATACCCATACACAAAACATTGTAGGAGATATGTATTGTGAAATATGATTGTACGGACTATTTTGGTATAAAAAATATTCCATTTAATGCATTAGACTGTGAACTATTTTTAGTTCATTTTCTAACACAGTTCTACAGCAGTTCTAAAGAGCAATAGCATCACTGAAAGGGAAGATTAGATTTGTTCCGCACACATCGCAAAACAGACCATAATACCTACTATGGCTAGTTGCCCAGAAGGTTCAGAGATTCAATGCACAAATTGGAAGGATAGAAGCCGGTGCTTCTCACAAGAATAGCTCTGTGCGGTATACAAAGGAAACACAACCTAACCAACTCTCAAGCAAAATATTGTTGCTACTTCTCATGAGCTATAACTAAGCGACCTGCAAGGAATAAGTTTTACGACACCAACAGCTTAATTTTTTGGAACAGAGAGCCTGGATCTACAAGATTTTAATCTTCAGTTGAAACAATTTCAGCAACCGTACAGTGAGTACGAAGGAACAGAGCCTCTAGCGTCTCAACGGCATGCCCAGACCGCGTCCATGGCAGTGCGGCACTGCGGCCCAGCCAAATTTCTTTCTCCAGGAGGGACGCATCTGCCGCCGCCCTCCAatccgtgaatccaatccctgaaTCCCTCAATCCTATTCCCTGACGTGTTCATCCTTCTCCATCCACAACTCTGGCCAATTTCATCCGCCAGGGAGATTGGACTGAGCGAGGCTGGTGAGGTGGGGATGGGGCACGGCGAGCGAGATTGGCTGTGCGATGGTGGTTGCGACGAGGTaacggagggagggagggagtcgTACCTGCGCCACCCCGTCGAGTAAAGCTTCAGCGTCGCGGGTAGGGATGGGGGCGGTTGGCGGCAGTGAGGCCGGTGCAGCAGGGGCTTGTTGTTTTCGCTTCGCTTCGCCGGAGCAGATCGTCCGTACAGTTCGCCATAAGCCGCCGCCACCTGCCTGGGGCGTTCCCTAGGCCACCGCCCGACCGCAATCCCGTCCACCGCCTCTGCCACCACCGGCGGATCTGGAGGCTCGAAGGGGAGGGAGCGcaccgaggagttctggaatctgGACCAACGCAAGCAAGGTAGTCCCTCGAAGAAGCGCCGGGAGAGGTTCGTGGACGGCGCACTGGGGAAGCAAGGGGCAATACGATGCGGTGGGTGGCCGGCGGGCTGGTGAGGAGGCGATGGAAGGGAGAGAAATCAACGACGAGAATCCATGGACTGTTCGGTCTGAAACAGTTGACCGTTTTTTAACTAAAGCGTGACATTGCACAGTATTATGGGTTTTAGTGGGAGGCTAAAACGGTCCAacgaaaagttggacgaaaattttggcagaaaccaacggaccgaaccacggaaactcctttattattaggtatagattcgaCTTCCCCTCGGATTACGAACTTGAACGCGCGCGTCTCCGAGTTGCAGTCGCGCTCAAGGTTCTCTGGCTCCAAATCCGAGTTCAACTGGAGCTCGTTTTGCTGAGCCTCCGAAGCTCAATACATACCAACGCTACCTGTCCTTTCTCTCCTCGTTTCCTCAGCACGTCGCTTCTGCTCGATTTCCTTCACCTCCGTCCAAGATGGGGATCAAGCGCGTCTACACAGAGGATGCCGACTTCTCGGTGAACGACCGCTGCGGCGCCCCGGAGCTAACGATCTGCAAGAGGTCGCGTCTTTGGAGCTCCAACGACTACGAGGAGACGCGCGAGCTCGGCCAGGGCGCGAGCGGTGGCGTCGTCGAGGCGCGCCTCCGCTGCACCGGCACCACCTTCGCCCTCAAGAAGCCGCTTCGCTGCAACCACGAAGCCGACGGCATCAGCTGCGCCTGCAGCGACGGCCACATGCTGCGGGAGGCCGCCTTCCTCGCCAAGTGCCACGGCCATCCCGCCTTGGTCGAGCTCCAGGCGATCGCGCTCGACGCCGTCGTCGGTGGGAAGCTCTCCATCGTCATGGACTGCGTCGGGCCCAGCCTCTACGACATACTCCACGAGCACCGCCACAGCCGCCCGTTCACGGAGCCCCAGGTGCGCTGCATCATGCGGCAGCTCCTCGCCGGCGCCAAGCACATGCACCGCCGCCGCGTAGTGCACCGAGACATCAAGCTGGAGAACATACTCGTCGGCCGCGGCGGCATCGAGGAAGACGTCAAGCTCTGCGACATGGGTCTCGCCGTGTCTATGCACGAGCCTCCGCCCTACGGGAGGCGCGGCACGTACGGGTACATGGCGCCCGAGGTACTCCTGGGGCAGACCGACTACGacgccatggtggacatgtggtcGCTCGGCTGCGTCATGGCCGAGCTCCTCACCGGCGAGCCCCTGTTCGACGGGGACGACGACGCTGAGGCGCTCCTCGCCATCTTCCACGTCCTAGGAGTGCCTTTATTTACGACCTGGCCTGCCTACAAATCCTTGCCGCTCGCCGGGAAGCTGGTAACGCCGCCACATGTCATCGCCCGCAACAAGCTACGACAACACTTCCCGGAGGACCTTCTCTCCGAACAAGGTTTCGAAGTACTCAAGGGCCTCCTCTCATGCAACATCGACAGGAGGCTATCGGCGACCACCGCGCTCCGGCGACCATGGTTCAGCAACTGTGCTGACGCTTTAGCTTGATACTAGGGTTCAAATCCTTGTGCTTACATTACACAAATTAGTTTGTTCAAAAAGATATTTAGTGAGATTCATGGGTTTATCCATGGTCTCGGTCATTCTAGCATTATGATTTTGGACGTGTGACAACAATTTATCTATATATGAACCTACAAGGCACGGTGTCTTGTAACTTGTGACTAGGATTGTTGTAGTAACTCATGTGGATGTTAGTTTATGAACCAAGGATTAATACTGTAATGAATTCCTCACAGCTGGTATGATGTAAGTTTTGCTTCGGATATTCGGAAGCCGAAACCAAAGATCTCAATGGCGAGTTGGCGATCTACTCCTTCCCCTGGACGAGAGGTCGGCTCCAGCCCATAAGCCTGCTGATGAGGCCGTAGGCGCAGGTCCGTGTTTGGAGGTGCCGGTAGTGCATCAGTTATTCGACGCCACGGGACGAGACCAGCCGCGCTTCAATGGTGTACTGCGTCTACACTACCACGAAAGAGCTATTCGTCCTGGATCCATGCCGCTAGAGACTGGGAATCTATGTACGATTTACTCAAGGCGATGGAACGAGTGAGCATGGAGGAAAATAATCCACCTTTGAAATTCGTACAGCACAGAGACCTCTGAAACGTCAGTTGACCTGGACGGCGATAGCACCGGTGCTGGAAACACGTGACCAAGGAATTGCCATGACTGCCAAAAGTCAGCTAGcacgagcttgtgggcgaggtCTTGTGGAGTCAGGATCTCAGAAACGCAGCAGTGGCTCACGGCGTCATAAGTCCTAGGCAATTTCCAGTCTATAATACGATGTCCTCGTGTAGATTAATCCAAGACATTGATACAGGCCTAACCTGCATTTTCAATATGATGTCTGCTGCTAGACTCGGGCTTGCCATCCGTTATTCAACTGGAAACCATGCAATCGTATGTAGATATTGCTTTTTCAAGGCCTCTATGATGATAATGTTGGTGCATGACTTTACATGATCCCGGAGCTAACTTATTATTCATGGTAATTTTGGTGCATCAGATAGGCTGCCGTCGCAAATGGGGCAGATGGAGAAGTTTGGCGAGATGATCGATTATATTACTAAGAGTATTACCTGATTTGTTTTGCGAAAAAGCATTACCTGATGTTACATACGTATAAATACTTGTTGGTTtgatccaagcaaagcacatcctATGAAAAAaagttgtgagaataattattttTATTAGCCTATTTCTCAGTACATATTCTTCGTTTGCACGGTTATATCTGGCAAGATCACTTTCCTCTATGGTAAATACTAAGAGCGGAGTGGAGTCAGAACCATAAGATCATGTGGATGTCATTTCAACATAGAGGGCTTTAATACATGCACATCTCCCAATGATAAGAAAAGGACAAACTGAGGCTAGGGTTACTCGGGTTGATTGAATTTGGAGCAAAATATGAACCTCTCAAAATTTCAAGTTTTACTCGGGTTGATTGAATAGAAGAAAACATGATCAAAATCGATGATGGTGACAAAGAGGAAAAATATCACACAGATGGTTTGTTGGAGcatttggtatttggttacccggtgCAATGCACGGGTATTTTTGCTATACTTTCTTAATCTTTCACTGGCATGCATGTGCTCCGGAAGGggggggggcggggggggggggggggagttacTACATGCCACTAGAAATATTTGTCACCTAGATCAACGGGTCAAAGACCCAGAAGACCAACTTCGAAAAAACTAATAAGATAAAGATTGTCTCAAAAAGATACTAAGATAAATATTgtctaaaaataataaaaagataAAGATTGTCTTGAAAAAAAataccaagatcatctatttgtaatgctacatgttgtgtttgttgggatccgatgaatatggaatactatgtcaagttgattatcaatctatcatatatgtgttgtttatgatcttgcatgctctccgttgctagtagaggctctggccaagtttatacttgtgactccaagagggagtatttatgctcgatagtgggttcgtgcctccattaaatttgggacagtgacagaaagtcctaaggttgtggatgtgctgttgctactagggataaaacatcaatgctttgtctaaggatatttgtgttgattacattacgcaccatacttaatgcaattgtctgttgtttacaacttaatactggaaggggtgcggatgctaacccga encodes:
- the LOC127298247 gene encoding putative cyclin-dependent kinase F-2; the encoded protein is MGIKRVYTEDADFSVNDRCGAPELTICKRSRLWSSNDYEETRELGQGASGGVVEARLRCTGTTFALKKPLRCNHEADGISCACSDGHMLREAAFLAKCHGHPALVELQAIALDAVVGGKLSIVMDCVGPSLYDILHEHRHSRPFTEPQVRCIMRQLLAGAKHMHRRRVVHRDIKLENILVGRGGIEEDVKLCDMGLAVSMHEPPPYGRRGTYGYMAPEVLLGQTDYDAMVDMWSLGCVMAELLTGEPLFDGDDDAEALLAIFHVLGVPLFTTWPAYKSLPLAGKLVTPPHVIARNKLRQHFPEDLLSEQGFEVLKGLLSCNIDRRLSATTALRRPWFSNCADALA